CCATAGCACGGGGCGTTCCTATTGGCGGAGATCTGGAATATGCCGATGAAATCACCCTGGGGCGGAGTATCGTGAGCCGGGTGGCTTACGATTGATTGCTAAATTTTAACAAATTTCAAATGATGAATAGAAAAGAATTTTTGCGTACAATGGCTGGTGGTACATTAGGTGTTGCTGCGTTGGCTGATGTAGCTTTTGCTGGTTTATCCAATGTTTCATCTCTTGAAACGGCTCCTTTTAAACAAGCTCCGCTTCCTTATGACTTTGCTGCTCTGGAGCCCAGCATCGATAAAATGACCATGGAAATTCACTATGGCAAGCATCATGCAGCCTATGTTAAAAATTTGAATGACGCTGTAAAAGGTACCGAGTTCGAGAAGAAATCTTTAGAAGAAATTATAAAATCCATTAGCAAAGCGCCAACAGCGATCCGCAATAATGGAGGCGGGCACTGGAACCATACCTTTTTTTGGGAAGTAATGGGCCCAAAAAAGGGAGGCGCACCCAAAGGAGCCGTAGCCGATGCAATCAATGGGCAGTTTGGTTCTTTTGATAAGTTCAAAGAGGAATTTGGCAAGGCAGCTACCACCCGCTTCGGATCGGGGTGGGCCTGGCTGGTTGCAAAGGGAGGAAAACTGGCTGTGGGTTCCACGCCCAATCAGGATAATCCTTTAATGGATGTCAGTGACGTGAAGGGCACGCCAATTTTGGGCCTTGATGTCTGGGAACATGCTTATTACCTGCATTATCAAAACAAACGTCCGGATTATATCAAGGCGTTCTGGGATGTTGTGAACTGGGATGTTGTAGCCGAGAAATTGAAAAAAGCCTGATGGGCTCTTATGGATAGAGTTAAAGTAAGAGGGGGTCTCATTTTAATTTGGGACACCCTCCATAACGAAATGTTAAGACTTCCAATTTACCCTACTGATTGAAAGTGGTTTTTTGATTCTCAGTGCTTATATTTTGTAAATAATCGTCTCCAGATTTATTAATATACTGAGGTCTAAAAGCGTTTTCCAATTGACAGTAAAAATTGTGGAAATAGAACATCACCATTAGTGTCCAGTTGAAGGCCTGTGATCGCACCGATTGCGCAATTATTTGTAAAATTATGCCTGGCAAATATTTGTAAGGTTCCTCCAGCTGACACTATCCGTTGCGGTTCTGTATTTCGATTAATTCTTAGTGGCAATGGATATCCCGTAAGTGCCGGGAATAGAATCTCCCTGTCGTCCGCTAAGGAGGAGGATTGGAAGCGCACTAATAGACCTGCCTTACCGCCCATCTCAAATTTGTTAGTTCTCAAAAAGTAATACCCTATTTTTCCTGCAACCTGTACGGCTGCGATGGTATACCTATATGATAAATCTTGTTCGGGCAAATTGTCTATTTTTACTTTCAAGATGTCAGCACCATCATGTATAGTAGTGGCCAATTCGGTTGACCATAAAAGTCTTTGGCGAAATATCCTTTCATATTCCATACCTATCATCAGGCCATAGCTGTCTCCTGTGCCAAGCTTTGCAAGCCCAATACTACTACTTATGATTTTACGAGGAAATGGTTGAATACTTTGGCTAAGCGATGACTTTACTATGAATAGGCAAACGAAAAGTATTTGTATTTTTCTCATACGCTCATTTTTATTTCGGTACCGGACTCGTTTCCGGCGCCACCAATATATGCATTGATTAAAATCTCCTTTTAAAATTCATGAAACTTATTTGATATACCTGAGTTGCTGGATCAGTAAACTGAACCATTGAAAGTCCAAAGTTATTGTCATCAGACCCATGGTTCACTGTGTAGGATAGCGCGGGAAGTCCATTGGAAGAGGGGACCGAAACTGTAGTGGAGGAGGTCCCCCCTCCATCTCGTTCCCACCAGTTTTCGATCGTATAGTTGCCCCAATTAATAGGATTCCAGTTTCCAACTGAGTGCCCAATTTCGTGCCATACCTGATTTCGGAAGTTTTTCCGTTTAAGTTTTCCGAAATCGCGATTTGAGATCTCCACATTATTTGCACTGCAAATTATTACCTTAAATTCCAGTTTTCCAGACGTCCAGTGTTCTATCGAGTTTAAGTCAGTTACTTGAATGATACCTCCATATTCCGCACCGCCATTAACCCTTGCACTGTTTTGTTCAACATTTTCATCAGTACCGATTACATAAATGTCATTTTCCCAAGCATATTCTTCATCCACCTTTTGAACAAAAAACCAAACACCGCTATAAGGAGATTGAATCATATATCCATTTAAAGCAAGTGGTGGAGTGTCGGGGAAGTAGTCTGATGAAGTTCGACCGCCAGCATCTGCACCGGCAGTGATTGCATCTGCTTGAAGTACGGCAAGAGGTTCTGTTGTTACTACTTCTGATACTCTCGCGGTGGAATTCTCAACCATACTCTCTTCTATTGTTTCAGCTCGCGGATAGAAAATAAGTGGTTCGTTGTAGTGAACTAAGGGTCTTATTTGCCTAATAAGAGCCTCAAGTCGTTGCATAGGAGCTTTATATTCTTCTTGGTCTTTATATTTTGCGATAATATCTCTAATATAAACGTTGTAATCGCCATGCTTTTGTTTTAGGCATTCTTCCAATACGAACTGTCTAAATTGTTGTTCTTTGGCTAAGGACAAAACTTCAACCATGACCTTTAGTTGGAGTTCTCGTAGAGGGCTATTAACAATTTCAAGCGGATTGTTGTCCGTTTTTTGAACCACGTGCATCTCATTCTGGCAATTTGTAAGTAATCCTGCGAGGAGGACTGCAATCGATAAAGGCTTTAAATTTTTTGACATAGCTGTGTGAATTGAATTATGAATAAATGAAACTTTCAATATAAAAATTTCTTACTGGTCAGGAATTAATTTTGCGTTATTTTAACGTTAATTCGGGGCAATAATTTCTCTTTTTTTATAAATCAGGTAAATATTGATATATTTATTTATCTACATTTAAGTACTATAATCAATGGATTTCCATTTTTTTATTAAGTTAATATACCGAATATTTTTGCGTTGTAAACGATCCTTATCCAAAGAAATCAAAGATTTGAAGCGGGTACATTTAGTCCCGGATAAGCAGCCTATAAACCTGACGTTGAGCATCTCGGACTCTGAGATATTGACAATTTTAGTTTGTTTTTATTTGAGGGCTTATAGAACCTTTTAGTATCAACAGGTGGTTCTGGGTCATTGGGCGGATTTATTTCTAATTCTCTGTCTTACAAAATGTATTTTTGAAAGACAGAGAGGTTGTTTTATCGTTTTAGCTTTATTCTTCAAAGAAAATATTTAGAAAAGTGTTCTGTAATCAGTCTATCGTTGTTTTCCGAGCTTCATTCTGTTCTGAATATCAGTACTACTCATCAAACTTCAAAACGAAGTTTTAAAATGCATCCTGAAATTTTTAGTTTTTTTCGAAAGCTAAATATTTTATATAATTACTATCGTTCAAAAACTTCGTGGTATCTACATCCAAGTTAAGCCGAGTAAGTTACTTCTATACCCAGATCGAGTCTAACCTGCGTATCTTTTTTATAATACGCAGAACTAAATTGTTTATTGGTCAAAATTAATTTTACGAATCGCAAACAACAATTTATTCAGGTTGTGAAATACAACTTCTCATGTTGTATTTCACAACCTGTGCAGTCAACAATTATTTGAGTTTTATCTTGTAACAGCCGTTAGGTACCTAAGTATGGAGGATTTTTATAAAACATTACGTCCCATCAGAACTTTAAGGGGAATGAAGCAACAGGAACTTGCTTTTTTATTAAATGTCAGGCAGCAATCAATTAGCAAGATGGAAATAGGACTGATAAAGATCAGTTCCCAAACGGCTAAAAAGATAGCTGTTCATTTTGGTTTTGAAACCAAAGAGGATATGTTGAATTTTTATATGTCCTTGTTCAATACACCTCTTGAAAACAAGAAAGAGCACGAATAGGTTTTCCTTCTTCTCGATCTTCGGCAACATTTATAGAACTAATTTAAGAGGATGTTTGGGATTTGAGTGAGAAGAACGAGGGGCGTGCCATCGTTGCAGTGACTAAATATTCAAGACTTGATTAAAAGGTATGTTAGACTAATGGCACGTGCCATTTCGCTATCCTGAGTGGATAGGCAATTTCGGGATTTCTAATTCGAAAACTAAAGGAAATATGATTTAAAATCGATTGGATGTACTTTTTTATGTCCAAACAGGTTGTTACTGGGTCGCCTGGTGGTGGAGAATCACCTCTGATTGTTCTCCTACATGGCAGTCAGTTTACTGGCATGTCAGCCGATGGAAAAC
This portion of the Dyadobacter sp. CECT 9275 genome encodes:
- a CDS encoding helix-turn-helix domain-containing protein, with the translated sequence MEDFYKTLRPIRTLRGMKQQELAFLLNVRQQSISKMEIGLIKISSQTAKKIAVHFGFETKEDMLNFYMSLFNTPLENKKEHE
- a CDS encoding superoxide dismutase, which gives rise to MNRKEFLRTMAGGTLGVAALADVAFAGLSNVSSLETAPFKQAPLPYDFAALEPSIDKMTMEIHYGKHHAAYVKNLNDAVKGTEFEKKSLEEIIKSISKAPTAIRNNGGGHWNHTFFWEVMGPKKGGAPKGAVADAINGQFGSFDKFKEEFGKAATTRFGSGWAWLVAKGGKLAVGSTPNQDNPLMDVSDVKGTPILGLDVWEHAYYLHYQNKRPDYIKAFWDVVNWDVVAEKLKKA